The Syngnathus typhle isolate RoL2023-S1 ecotype Sweden linkage group LG3, RoL_Styp_1.0, whole genome shotgun sequence genome window below encodes:
- the LOC133151908 gene encoding zinc finger protein 534-like isoform X1: MSDIDNLVVTFQTQLLDVMETVVKTAMYKVTQLVEDCFLDEVKRRYQELETLRIKLGCAEMQLNNHNGKEVKKDGTCVDITNDDNGNTSEERLGHDDVLMSGSGEKESDSRWTGSQICETEADGPPASFIAVEDTHKTEHADVMPAVNVKEEVNEEGYDSHNLSVRIETNPDDDQETVTGDVFLKNDTGKDLQISNICNFSEGLESSDMPTELSGEMHTDWTQHHHRVRPDWECDPAKSNCSLQQAKNEPLDSAMEDGRSCVNTSMDQLSTSDSSSMQNPNSPNIPITKQVVFVAPNGGVDTHILSNKSSTRSEIASFSSAVKQNTNSHKTTMPDGMKLHSRNTEQDRLNHVSRPLKKTLPILSNSTAAPPDKISPSSKATPPTGLSFQRDHLANKLTTTLLVNNRAQPPSSNSHHTYLLSPPDCHLVFRHSLRCGQCGKCFPHPSSLKAHLQSHSGERPFCCSLCGRSFTKLSNLKAHRRIHTGERPYCCLACGKRFTQKCNLKRHQRIHVDEG; the protein is encoded by the exons ATGTCAGACATTGACAACCTCGTTGTCACCTTCCAGACGCAGCTACTAGATGTGATGGAGACTGTGGTGAAAACAGCCATGTATAAGGTCACACAGTTGGTAGAGGATTGCTTTTTGGATGAAGTGAAGCGTAGGTACCAAGAATTAGAGACCTTAAGGATAAAGTTGGGATGCGCTGAGATGCAATTAAATAATCACAATGGGAAAGAAGTAAAAAAAGATGGCACGTGTGTTGATATTACAAATGATGACAATGGCAATACTTCAGAAGAAAGGCTTGGACATGATG ATGTTTTGATGTCCGGTAGCGGGGAAAAAGAAAGTGACTCTAGATGGACGGGCAGCCAGATCTGTGAAACAGAGGCAGATGGACCTCCAGCTAGTTTCATTGCAGTGGAGGACACACAT AAAACTGAACATGCTGATGTGATGCCGGCTGTCAATGTGAAGGAAGAAGTCA ATGAAGAAGGATATGATTCTCACAATCTAAGTGTGAGGATAGAAACGAACCCAGATGATGATCAGGAAACCGTCACGGGCGATGTGTTTTTGAAGAATGACACAGGGAAAGACCTACAGATATCAAATATATGCAACTTTTCTGAAGGCTTGGAGAGCTCAGACATGCCGACGGAGCTGTCTGGGGAAATGCACACTGACTGGACGCAACATCATCACAGAGTTCGACCTGACTGGGAGTGTGATCCAGCCAAAAGCAATTGTTCTTTACAGCAAGCAAAGAATGAGCCATTAGACTCTGCTATGGAAGATGGGAGGAGTTGTGTTAATACAAGCATGGATCAACTTTCGACCTCTGATTCTTCCTCCATGCAAAATCCTAACTCACCAAACATTCCAATTACTAAGCAGGTGGTTTTTGTGGCTCCAAATGGTGGTGTTGACACTCATATCCTGAGTAACAAATCATCAACAAGGTCAGAAATCGCATCCTTCTCAAGTGCTGTTAAGCAAAATACAAATTCCCATAAAACCACAATGCCAGACGGAATGAAGCTGCATTCTAGAAATACAGAACAGGACAGACTGAATCATGTAAGCCGACCCTTGAAAAAGACTCTTCCCATACTGTCAAACAGCACTGCAGCTCCACCTGACAAAATTTCCCCCTCTTCTAAAGCTACGCCCCCGACTGGACTTTCATTTCAGCGAGATCACCTCGCAAACAAATTAACTACCACGCTATTGGTTAACAATAGAGCGCAGCCTCCGTCTTCAAACTCCCATCATACCTATCTTTTATCCCCTCCAGACTGTCACCTGGTTTTCAGGCACTCCCTGCGCTGTGGCCAGTGTGGGAAATGTTTCCCCCACCCTAGCAGCCTTAAGGCTCACCTGCAGTCTCACTCAGGTGAGAGACCTTTTTGCTGCTCTTTGTGTGGCCGCAGCTTCACCAAGCTGAGCAATCTCAAAGCACATCGGAGAATCCACACTGGAGAACGACCCTATTGCTGTTTGGCGTGCGGGAAACGGTTCACACAGAAATGTAATCTGAAACGCCATCAACGGATACATGTTGACGAGGGATAG
- the LOC133151908 gene encoding uncharacterized protein LOC133151908 isoform X2: protein MSDIDNLVVTFQTQLLDVMETVVKTAMYKVTQLVEDCFLDEVKRRYQELETLRIKLGCAEMQLNNHNGKEVKKDGTCVDITNDDNGNTSEERLGHDDVLMSGSGEKESDSRWTGSQICETEADGPPASFIAVEDTHKTEHADVMPAVNVKEEMKKDMILTI, encoded by the exons ATGTCAGACATTGACAACCTCGTTGTCACCTTCCAGACGCAGCTACTAGATGTGATGGAGACTGTGGTGAAAACAGCCATGTATAAGGTCACACAGTTGGTAGAGGATTGCTTTTTGGATGAAGTGAAGCGTAGGTACCAAGAATTAGAGACCTTAAGGATAAAGTTGGGATGCGCTGAGATGCAATTAAATAATCACAATGGGAAAGAAGTAAAAAAAGATGGCACGTGTGTTGATATTACAAATGATGACAATGGCAATACTTCAGAAGAAAGGCTTGGACATGATG ATGTTTTGATGTCCGGTAGCGGGGAAAAAGAAAGTGACTCTAGATGGACGGGCAGCCAGATCTGTGAAACAGAGGCAGATGGACCTCCAGCTAGTTTCATTGCAGTGGAGGACACACAT AAAACTGAACATGCTGATGTGATGCCGGCTGTCAATGTGAAGGAAGAA ATGAAGAAGGATATGATTCTCACAATCTAA